The proteins below are encoded in one region of Candidatus Thiodiazotropha sp. LNASS1:
- a CDS encoding c-type cytochrome — translation MKLDKRHWVAVSSLATLLVFNSQGTLADAAAGKGVYEGTGGCVACHGLSGQGDGPAAMAMNPKPRSFVEGVFLYDTDGDGQTGTDADLVNIIKNGSAKYGGAPTMPGRADIPDGDIKAIVAYLRSFKK, via the coding sequence ATGAAATTGGATAAAAGACATTGGGTGGCTGTATCATCCCTTGCAACACTGTTGGTTTTCAACTCACAAGGTACCCTTGCGGATGCTGCTGCAGGCAAGGGTGTCTACGAGGGTACGGGCGGTTGTGTGGCTTGCCACGGATTGTCCGGGCAGGGTGATGGACCGGCAGCAATGGCAATGAATCCGAAGCCACGTAGTTTTGTAGAGGGTGTGTTCCTGTATGATACAGATGGCGATGGACAAACTGGTACTGATGCGGATCTGGTCAATATAATAAAAAATGGATCAGCCAAGTATGGCGGTGCACCGACGATGCCTGGGCGTGCCGATATTCCTGATGGAGATATTAAAGCCATTGTCGCTTATCTAAGAAGCTTCAAAAAATAA
- a CDS encoding molecular chaperone, with translation MGKPLDLRDKSSVKLLQTFYQAVADDLEMLALLHVKEPDCKILEALRDCNFPYSMGLKLVTEEGVDAIDLMGRVVESLPDTIDDDFLDLLAADYADIYLNHSLQASPLESVWLDEEQLTCQESMFQVRAWYEIYGLMVENWRIRPDDDLVLQLQFVSHLFSISESEKHLKDAARFMDEHLLRWLGEFSNRVASRCATPYFAAVGLLTAAYCEELRDLLAIVIDQPRPSREEIEERMKPNAPKEEVSLCYMPGMGPAV, from the coding sequence ATGGGGAAACCATTAGACCTGCGCGACAAGTCGAGCGTTAAACTATTACAGACTTTCTATCAGGCGGTTGCCGATGACCTGGAGATGCTTGCACTGCTCCATGTGAAAGAGCCGGACTGCAAGATTCTCGAGGCTTTACGTGACTGTAACTTCCCGTACTCTATGGGATTGAAACTGGTCACAGAAGAGGGCGTCGATGCGATTGACTTGATGGGGCGAGTGGTTGAGTCATTGCCCGATACAATCGATGATGACTTCCTCGATCTATTGGCGGCAGATTACGCTGACATTTATCTGAACCATAGCCTGCAGGCATCACCGCTGGAATCGGTCTGGCTGGATGAAGAACAGCTTACCTGTCAAGAGAGTATGTTTCAGGTAAGGGCCTGGTATGAAATCTATGGTCTTATGGTGGAAAACTGGCGTATCAGGCCCGATGATGATCTGGTTTTGCAGCTTCAGTTTGTTTCCCACCTATTCTCGATTTCTGAGTCCGAAAAGCATCTCAAGGATGCGGCAAGATTTATGGACGAACATCTGTTGCGCTGGTTGGGTGAATTCTCCAATCGGGTGGCAAGCCGGTGTGCAACCCCATATTTTGCCGCTGTGGGCTTATTGACGGCCGCCTATTGCGAGGAGTTGAGGGATCTTTTGGCAATCGTGATCGATCAGCCCAGACCGTCACGGGAAGAGATAGAAGAGAGAATGAAGCCCAATGCCCCAAAAGAAGAGGTTTCTCTCTGTTACATGCCTGGTATGGGCCCAGCAGTCTAG
- a CDS encoding 4Fe-4S dicluster domain-containing protein translates to MSVKKEKARIKEAVKRRKRQTYTPVVPDMQLGFIHNNVDCIGCRACEIACKDKNGLAAGPRFRRVQYIEGGKYPDVFAYKVNMSCNHCESPACLPTCPTGALFKRKKDGIVDIDSTLCIGCRRCEAACPFGAPQFDPSDNIVKKCNMCVDEIEAGRKPYCVMACMMRVLDIGPIESIWNGALETVAIGPNDKVSRQVKNMSNIELTKPSIGFVAHSKGKVK, encoded by the coding sequence ATGTCTGTTAAAAAAGAGAAGGCCAGGATAAAGGAAGCGGTAAAACGCCGTAAGCGCCAAACTTATACGCCAGTGGTTCCCGACATGCAGTTGGGATTTATACATAATAATGTTGATTGTATTGGCTGTCGGGCCTGTGAAATAGCCTGTAAGGATAAAAATGGATTAGCAGCCGGACCAAGATTCAGGCGTGTACAATATATCGAGGGTGGAAAGTACCCGGATGTGTTTGCCTATAAGGTCAATATGTCCTGCAACCACTGTGAATCGCCTGCCTGTCTGCCTACTTGCCCCACCGGTGCGCTCTTCAAACGTAAGAAGGATGGCATTGTCGATATCGACTCCACCCTATGTATCGGCTGCCGGCGTTGTGAAGCTGCCTGTCCCTTCGGTGCGCCTCAATTTGATCCAAGCGATAACATCGTAAAGAAATGCAACATGTGTGTGGATGAGATCGAGGCGGGTCGAAAACCCTACTGTGTCATGGCCTGTATGATGCGTGTTTTGGATATTGGTCCAATAGAATCGATCTGGAATGGCGCATTGGAGACGGTGGCGATTGGTCCCAACGACAAGGTATCCCGACAGGTAAAGAACATGTCGAACATCGAGTTGACCAAGCCCTCAATCGGCTTTGTCGCTCACAGCAAAGGGAAGGTCAAGTGA
- a CDS encoding thioredoxin family protein has protein sequence MPAICSADAPDGYPFLPFDQAMAQAKSDTKPMFVYFGRYGCGYCEKTNKEAFIDPTVRARYIANYALAYVDAESGRRLRLHSGERITERELGTRYNALVTPVFSFLTPDGKPIYRMIGVQRIEDLIEADRRIQSALVKEAQ, from the coding sequence TTGCCCGCAATCTGCAGTGCCGACGCTCCTGATGGCTACCCATTCCTGCCATTCGATCAGGCCATGGCGCAAGCGAAAAGCGACACCAAGCCAATGTTCGTCTATTTTGGGCGCTACGGTTGCGGTTATTGCGAAAAAACCAATAAGGAAGCATTTATCGATCCAACCGTCAGAGCGCGCTACATAGCCAACTATGCCCTTGCCTACGTGGATGCAGAGAGTGGTCGCCGACTTCGACTTCACAGCGGGGAAAGGATCACCGAGCGTGAACTGGGAACCCGCTACAATGCCCTGGTCACCCCTGTGTTCTCTTTTCTTACTCCGGATGGAAAGCCCATCTACCGCATGATCGGTGTTCAGCGTATTGAGGACCTTATCGAGGCGGATAGAAGGATTCAATCGGCCCTGGTGAAGGAAGCGCAGTGA
- a CDS encoding thioredoxin-like domain-containing protein, producing the protein MIDSGNPLSIYRRLQWSLFLLVLLSFNGCSSETADHGQSDEFQRDLVDTSAEFAPGMPWLNVERPLTFDDMLGKVVILDFWTYGCINCIHVLADLKKLEKKYGDQLLVIGVHTPKFDNEKNLDTLRSIVIRYGVDHPVVNDVDSLLAGYYGMRAWPTRVFIDPAGEVLGRVTGEGKYQPIDNKITELLEQHKSILNLTPIPLRLERENSKPTPLAAPGKIAVSDTHLAISDTLHNRILVTDHQGQTQHVIGMEEPGNEDGGFNRARFNMPQGLVFDSNGIYVADTGNHTIRYIDLIDKTVTTVAGNGVLERKREGYYKATSIGMASPWALALRNDRLFIAMAGSHQIWVYNTASKQLIHFAGSGREGIADGDIEKATFSQPSGLSLFGDWLYIADSEASAIRRIHLKDEVVETLVGRGLFDFGDVDGTLHEAKLQHVLGIAVAGEHSVILADTYNHKIKIVDLGKDVIKSIIGDGRPGFLSTVNGQFQLNEPGGLALHDKTLFIADTNNNRIVVHELGGKSVSVLEIKKQ; encoded by the coding sequence ATGATTGACAGTGGCAATCCGTTATCAATATATCGCAGGTTGCAATGGTCGCTGTTTCTATTAGTGCTCTTGAGCTTTAACGGCTGCTCTTCAGAGACTGCGGATCACGGGCAGAGTGATGAATTTCAGAGAGATCTTGTCGATACCAGCGCGGAGTTTGCGCCAGGCATGCCATGGTTGAACGTTGAGAGGCCTCTGACATTTGACGACATGCTGGGAAAGGTCGTTATTCTGGACTTTTGGACTTACGGGTGTATCAACTGCATCCATGTGCTGGCTGACTTGAAGAAGCTGGAAAAAAAGTATGGGGATCAGCTTTTGGTTATTGGTGTGCACACACCGAAATTCGATAATGAAAAGAATCTCGATACACTCAGGAGTATTGTAATCAGGTATGGTGTCGACCATCCGGTCGTCAACGATGTCGACTCTCTGTTGGCAGGCTATTATGGTATGCGTGCTTGGCCCACCCGGGTATTTATCGATCCTGCCGGAGAAGTGCTGGGACGGGTGACAGGTGAAGGAAAATACCAGCCGATAGATAACAAAATCACTGAACTGCTCGAACAGCACAAGAGTATCCTTAACCTCACTCCAATCCCTTTACGACTGGAACGTGAAAACAGTAAACCAACCCCCTTGGCTGCACCGGGTAAGATTGCGGTTTCCGACACCCATCTGGCGATAAGCGATACGCTACATAATCGGATTCTTGTGACAGATCATCAGGGACAAACACAGCATGTCATTGGGATGGAAGAGCCAGGAAACGAGGACGGCGGTTTCAACCGGGCAAGATTCAACATGCCTCAAGGTCTTGTCTTTGACAGCAATGGAATCTATGTGGCCGACACGGGGAATCACACCATACGATACATTGACCTGATAGATAAAACAGTGACTACCGTTGCAGGTAATGGTGTCCTGGAAAGAAAACGTGAAGGCTATTATAAGGCCACATCGATTGGTATGGCGTCACCTTGGGCGCTGGCGCTCAGGAATGATCGACTCTTCATCGCAATGGCGGGCAGCCACCAGATCTGGGTTTACAATACCGCATCAAAACAACTCATTCATTTTGCGGGATCGGGACGTGAAGGTATTGCTGATGGAGATATCGAAAAAGCCACATTCAGCCAGCCAAGTGGCTTGAGTCTTTTCGGAGACTGGTTATATATTGCTGATTCAGAAGCCTCGGCGATTAGGCGCATTCACCTGAAAGACGAAGTCGTGGAGACATTGGTGGGCAGGGGGTTGTTCGATTTCGGTGATGTGGATGGAACATTGCACGAAGCGAAACTACAACACGTGTTGGGCATTGCAGTGGCCGGTGAACATTCGGTTATCCTGGCGGACACATATAATCATAAAATCAAAATCGTTGATCTCGGGAAGGATGTGATTAAATCGATAATAGGCGATGGCAGGCCGGGTTTTCTCAGTACCGTAAACGGCCAGTTTCAGTTGAATGAGCCAGGTGGCCTGGCACTGCATGACAAGACATTGTTTATTGCAGATACAAACAATAACCGCATTGTTGTTCATGAACTTGGTGGCAAGAGTGTATCTGTCCTGGAAATAAAAAAGCAGTAA
- a CDS encoding molybdopterin-dependent oxidoreductase, whose protein sequence is MSIDNLKKNLHERLNLSRRSFLKSAAAGSATLAAGGLVELKTAKEAKAFAYEPYPTDDQLETVVTSCAHNCGSRHMLVAHKWKDVIVRLSTDDGRYQRGGYFGKDDNDEPQLRACLRGRSYRQRLYSAERLLYPMMRVGERGEGKFKRISWDEALDFVANKMVHLKNTYGPTALVDQSYAGASYGVLHKSDQIEGLLGRFLGMFGCRTSSWSVPSYQGTTFSSRMTFGTIEDGNEDDAFAHSKLMIMWGWNPAYTFHGGNTFMYMRMAKQRGCKFVLVDPQYTDSAAAYDAWWIPIRPNTDAAMMAGMAHYIFTNNLHDQAFIDQFCQGMDAGTMPEWAKGKENFKDYILGKYDGEAKTPEWASRICGVPAKDIVKLADMYARTKPAALKASWSPGRNAYGEQYNRMAAALQAMTGNIGNLGGCAEGVGKAWHAEAVAYPYDQYSNIWFQSIKSDRWAHCVLNYPNVKREEIGLWQREDNTDGQIPNIKGIFWQGSDWFNQLTNINKEIEAINKLELVVCMDSTITPSGLYADILLPIATHFERHDVALPWYKGHYYIHRPKVIEPMGESKTDFQVFTELAYRIGGDVFGQAFNPKANRDYFHVNDHVDEAYLREWWEQKVMHHQHVDMSWEEFKQRGVYKFTFDQPHVAFRDQIENGTPFQTPSGKIEILATQLAQITDWKRTMYGYEIPYIPKWIEPWESLNSPKTAKYPFHLISPHPRWRTHSIFNNCSWLRETYEQEVTMNASDAKKLGIKTGDTVEIWNERGKVVVPVYVTERCMPGVAVLHEGVWIDLDENGVDRAGNPDMLTLDEPSPAGAFAYNTVLCDIKKTDLEHRPGWDKLATSRAHVFRRDL, encoded by the coding sequence ATGAGTATCGATAATCTGAAAAAGAATCTACATGAGCGCTTGAATCTCTCCAGGCGGTCATTTCTGAAGTCTGCTGCGGCAGGCAGTGCGACTTTGGCTGCCGGAGGCTTGGTGGAATTGAAGACCGCAAAAGAGGCCAAGGCGTTTGCTTACGAACCCTATCCGACCGACGATCAACTCGAGACGGTGGTGACCAGTTGCGCACATAATTGCGGTTCGCGCCATATGCTTGTCGCGCATAAATGGAAGGATGTCATCGTGCGCCTTTCGACTGACGATGGACGGTATCAGCGCGGCGGTTATTTCGGAAAGGACGATAATGATGAGCCGCAACTGAGGGCCTGCCTCCGGGGGCGCTCCTATCGCCAACGGCTCTATTCGGCGGAACGGCTGCTCTACCCGATGATGCGTGTGGGCGAGCGGGGTGAAGGAAAATTCAAGCGCATTTCATGGGATGAGGCCCTTGATTTTGTGGCCAACAAGATGGTCCACCTTAAAAATACCTATGGTCCCACTGCCTTGGTGGATCAGAGTTATGCCGGCGCTTCATATGGGGTGTTACACAAGTCTGACCAGATTGAGGGCTTGTTGGGTCGCTTCCTCGGAATGTTTGGCTGCCGCACCAGTTCCTGGTCGGTGCCCTCCTATCAAGGTACCACCTTCAGTTCTCGTATGACCTTCGGCACCATCGAGGATGGGAATGAAGACGATGCTTTTGCTCACTCTAAACTAATGATCATGTGGGGTTGGAATCCCGCCTATACATTCCACGGTGGCAACACCTTCATGTATATGCGCATGGCAAAACAACGCGGTTGTAAGTTTGTGTTGGTTGATCCGCAGTATACCGACTCTGCCGCCGCCTACGATGCCTGGTGGATACCCATCCGTCCGAATACCGATGCGGCAATGATGGCGGGCATGGCCCACTACATCTTTACCAATAACCTGCATGATCAAGCCTTCATCGATCAATTCTGTCAAGGCATGGATGCGGGGACAATGCCGGAATGGGCGAAGGGTAAAGAAAATTTCAAAGATTACATCCTGGGCAAATATGACGGTGAGGCAAAAACCCCTGAGTGGGCGTCCAGGATCTGCGGTGTGCCGGCGAAGGATATTGTCAAGTTGGCGGATATGTACGCCAGGACCAAGCCGGCCGCGCTGAAGGCATCCTGGTCACCGGGAAGAAACGCCTACGGTGAACAGTACAATCGTATGGCGGCAGCACTCCAGGCGATGACCGGTAATATCGGTAATCTAGGCGGTTGCGCCGAAGGTGTCGGCAAGGCCTGGCATGCCGAAGCGGTGGCCTATCCCTATGATCAATATTCCAATATCTGGTTTCAGTCCATTAAATCGGACCGTTGGGCGCATTGTGTGCTCAACTACCCTAATGTAAAACGGGAAGAGATAGGCCTTTGGCAGAGGGAGGACAATACAGATGGCCAGATACCCAATATCAAGGGTATCTTTTGGCAGGGATCCGATTGGTTCAATCAACTGACTAATATCAATAAAGAGATTGAGGCGATCAACAAGCTGGAGCTTGTGGTTTGCATGGATTCGACCATTACGCCTTCCGGCCTCTATGCCGATATCCTACTGCCCATTGCGACCCACTTCGAACGGCACGATGTGGCGTTGCCTTGGTACAAAGGCCATTACTACATTCACCGCCCGAAAGTCATCGAGCCTATGGGTGAGTCGAAGACCGATTTCCAGGTCTTCACTGAACTAGCCTATCGAATCGGTGGTGATGTCTTCGGTCAGGCATTCAATCCGAAGGCGAATCGTGACTATTTCCATGTCAATGACCATGTGGACGAGGCCTACCTGAGAGAGTGGTGGGAACAAAAGGTCATGCATCATCAGCATGTGGATATGTCCTGGGAAGAGTTCAAGCAGAGAGGCGTCTACAAGTTTACATTCGACCAACCACACGTAGCGTTCAGGGATCAAATAGAGAACGGCACACCGTTCCAGACTCCCTCCGGCAAGATTGAAATTCTCGCCACACAGCTGGCGCAGATCACCGACTGGAAACGGACCATGTACGGTTATGAAATCCCCTACATACCGAAGTGGATCGAGCCGTGGGAGTCATTGAACAGTCCCAAGACAGCTAAATATCCGTTTCATCTTATTTCTCCTCACCCACGATGGCGGACGCATTCTATTTTCAATAACTGCAGTTGGCTGCGCGAGACCTATGAGCAGGAAGTGACTATGAATGCCTCCGATGCAAAAAAACTGGGCATCAAAACCGGTGACACAGTCGAGATTTGGAACGAGCGCGGCAAGGTTGTGGTACCAGTCTATGTAACGGAACGATGCATGCCCGGTGTGGCTGTGCTGCATGAGGGGGTGTGGATTGACCTGGATGAAAACGGTGTGGACAGGGCAGGTAATCCGGACATGCTGACATTGGATGAGCCTAGTCCGGCGGGGGCATTCGCATACAACACCGTGTTGTGCGATATCAAAAAGACGGATCTTGAACATCGACCTGGCTGGGACAAACTGGCAACTTCTCGTGCCCATGTTTTCAGGCGTGACCTTTAA
- a CDS encoding 4Fe-4S binding protein produces MVHLKELFDRIRQEERLPDVVSERCVHARVEVASCSSCVDACPQRAWSLDDDALQLDTTLCDGCGLCAPVCPEGAISFQYEILIGEWKQGKIALCACEEVGFTRQKGTIPCIHLIGIHDILKLYRLGYSEWLVATGSCSECQRNSGETFFERVDRINPALSDDLNAPIGYRLLSGNKWLRISSLLVANDAASKLSRRGFLRGMIDGNVQAASAIFKLYETEADEFPAPGELLPERGGSSIWPYVPQIDAFKCNGCDACIRICPHGAIILTENSEQMFYRMEPQACTGCGICQDICNAQAISVIQWSQLDQRDLILAPIKCSCCGNQAHMPVESGTRSQTHCRICAQVNHHNNLFQVME; encoded by the coding sequence ATGGTTCACTTAAAAGAACTGTTCGATCGTATCCGACAAGAAGAGAGATTGCCGGATGTGGTTTCAGAGCGTTGTGTCCATGCAAGGGTAGAGGTGGCGAGCTGTTCATCATGTGTGGATGCCTGTCCACAGCGTGCATGGTCTTTGGATGATGATGCGTTGCAACTCGATACCACACTGTGTGACGGGTGCGGTTTGTGTGCGCCTGTTTGTCCTGAAGGGGCGATCTCATTTCAATATGAGATTCTTATTGGTGAATGGAAACAGGGGAAGATCGCGTTGTGTGCCTGTGAAGAGGTGGGATTTACCCGGCAGAAAGGCACCATCCCCTGTATCCATCTCATCGGCATACACGATATTCTTAAGTTGTATCGGCTGGGATATTCCGAGTGGCTAGTGGCAACGGGTAGTTGTTCAGAGTGTCAACGCAACAGTGGGGAAACGTTCTTTGAAAGAGTCGATCGGATCAATCCGGCACTTTCCGATGATTTGAATGCACCAATCGGTTATCGCCTATTGAGTGGCAATAAGTGGCTGCGTATCAGTTCTCTCCTGGTTGCAAATGACGCGGCATCCAAGCTTAGTCGTAGAGGATTTTTAAGGGGAATGATCGATGGCAACGTTCAGGCCGCATCAGCCATATTCAAGCTGTATGAAACGGAAGCTGATGAATTTCCAGCACCAGGAGAGTTGTTGCCGGAGAGAGGCGGGTCTTCAATTTGGCCGTATGTGCCGCAAATTGACGCCTTTAAATGCAATGGCTGCGATGCCTGTATCAGGATCTGTCCTCATGGTGCAATAATACTCACTGAAAACAGTGAACAGATGTTTTACCGAATGGAGCCGCAGGCATGTACCGGCTGTGGCATCTGTCAGGATATATGCAATGCACAAGCCATATCGGTCATTCAGTGGTCGCAGTTGGATCAACGGGATCTGATCTTAGCGCCGATAAAATGTTCATGCTGTGGCAACCAGGCGCATATGCCGGTAGAAAGTGGCACGCGATCGCAAACACATTGCAGAATTTGCGCTCAAGTCAACCATCATAATAACCTTTTTCAAGTCATGGAATAG
- a CDS encoding sigma-54-dependent transcriptional regulator, whose product MTSKIVVVEDDDILRNLIIQHLIKLGYEADGLSRWDNVLGYLEKYEPSLIITDARLPDANSLEYIENLSINYPVIILTAFGSVRDAVGAIKAGAIDYILKPVSLDTLSLTVERALDNAALRKDHLFCKRQLEQSIQRNSSLVGNSEALTKVRQLIGAVAPNDITVLIQGESGSGKELVARAIHAHSHRKKHNFVAVDCCTLQENLFESELFGHEKGAFTGADKQKKGLIEGAEGGTLFLDEIGEINSSGQAKLLRVLETGRFRRLGSTKDLNANVRIVAATNRDLETMSSEGDFRSDLFFRLNAFNIIVPTLRDRRDDIPELAKHFLTNHNFSTRVNKTLSSSAIRSLVSYDWPGNIRELKNVIERAIILSGDRQAIKPEHFAFTRVLGKGEGVVTLNFDHDPSLEELEAHYLSYQLKKHSGRRGKVAEVMGISERSIYRMIKRYSLDDIKYKAI is encoded by the coding sequence ATGACATCTAAAATAGTCGTCGTAGAGGATGACGACATACTCAGAAACCTCATCATACAACACCTCATTAAATTAGGATATGAGGCGGATGGTCTCAGTCGCTGGGACAACGTACTGGGTTATCTGGAAAAGTATGAGCCATCGCTAATCATCACAGATGCCCGTCTACCCGACGCCAACAGTCTTGAGTATATCGAAAATCTATCCATAAATTATCCTGTAATAATCCTCACCGCATTCGGTTCCGTTCGAGATGCCGTAGGCGCCATAAAAGCCGGAGCGATCGATTACATTCTGAAACCGGTCAGTCTCGATACACTTTCACTGACTGTCGAGAGAGCTCTTGATAATGCTGCACTACGGAAAGATCACCTGTTTTGCAAACGACAATTAGAGCAGAGCATCCAACGCAATTCATCGCTTGTCGGAAACAGCGAGGCACTGACAAAGGTCAGGCAATTAATCGGAGCTGTCGCTCCCAATGACATCACTGTACTGATTCAAGGTGAGAGCGGCTCGGGTAAAGAATTGGTAGCGCGTGCCATTCACGCACACAGCCATCGCAAAAAGCATAATTTCGTTGCAGTAGACTGCTGTACTCTGCAGGAAAATCTCTTTGAATCAGAATTGTTTGGCCATGAGAAAGGGGCATTTACCGGTGCGGACAAACAGAAAAAGGGATTGATTGAGGGAGCGGAGGGAGGAACACTGTTTTTAGATGAAATCGGCGAAATAAACAGCAGTGGCCAAGCAAAGCTTCTACGCGTTCTGGAAACCGGGCGATTCAGGAGACTGGGCAGCACAAAGGACTTGAACGCCAACGTCAGGATAGTGGCCGCCACAAACCGCGACCTGGAAACCATGTCGTCTGAGGGAGATTTTCGCTCCGACCTCTTCTTCAGGCTCAATGCTTTTAATATTATTGTACCGACATTGCGCGACAGGCGTGACGATATCCCCGAGCTGGCCAAGCACTTCCTGACAAATCATAATTTTTCCACCCGGGTCAACAAAACACTTTCATCATCGGCCATTCGCTCACTCGTCTCCTACGATTGGCCCGGTAATATCAGAGAGTTAAAGAATGTAATAGAACGAGCGATTATTCTCTCGGGTGACAGACAGGCGATCAAACCGGAACATTTTGCCTTCACCCGGGTACTGGGCAAGGGTGAGGGGGTTGTGACTCTCAATTTTGATCACGATCCCTCCTTGGAGGAACTGGAAGCTCACTACCTGTCGTATCAATTAAAGAAACATTCTGGTCGCCGTGGAAAAGTAGCGGAAGTCATGGGGATCAGCGAGCGAAGTATTTATCGCATGATTAAACGCTACTCTTTGGATGACATCAAATATAAAGCAATCTAA
- a CDS encoding ATP-binding protein: MMNWIANSLNRKFILGTTSGLAISSLVFLLLYISLYQSELEGERAHTANQVNNLLQVSLENAMLKRDLPGLSEMVKKLGKQEGIVSVFITNPGGEIRFSSRVGDFGKQLANPYRTTSLTTQFLEDSDGQEILRSINPVHNKAPCKECHGPAEKNPINGILYVDYDAVPIRNRVRDTTLMLMGAGALIVILNLVGGWWFIHAYILRPVNHLTHASQELTHGNLESRVSMRGTDELSRLGDTFDLMAERLQEKLLELEEQKGFLQALVDAVPDGIRIIDDKFKIVLTNKAYREQHKLPQTTEVGSNCYTLTHKTTKPCPPTLITCPVHEILQHHKPIKVVHQHHRSDQSTFEVEIFAAPMEIKRGRRETTLIVESIRDLAKEVKYSQEQKLSELGRLATGVAHEIHNPLASVKLALDATKNALIADNDYTEGVMQHFELIDDEINTCIEITGKLLKLGSPPPESLELVDVNNALHETLSLLQWQADQLHITVEERYKIDLLRTLASDSEIRMVALNLAQNAFHAMPEGGILTVSSFSDGKKILLQFSDTGAGIRAKDLPYIFDPFFSRRADDVKGTGLGLSISLAIIEKYGGTIRVESEFSAGSVFTIELPDAAHELEVKT, encoded by the coding sequence ATGATGAACTGGATAGCCAACAGCCTGAATCGGAAATTCATCCTTGGCACCACTTCCGGTCTTGCCATCAGCTCCCTGGTCTTTCTCCTACTCTATATTTCGCTCTACCAGTCTGAACTGGAGGGAGAACGCGCACACACAGCCAACCAGGTCAACAATCTGCTGCAGGTCTCATTGGAAAACGCCATGCTGAAGCGAGACCTGCCCGGTTTGAGCGAAATGGTAAAAAAACTGGGCAAGCAGGAGGGCATCGTATCCGTATTCATTACCAACCCTGGCGGCGAAATCAGATTCAGCAGCAGAGTGGGCGACTTTGGCAAACAATTGGCCAATCCCTACCGCACCACATCCCTTACAACCCAATTCCTCGAAGACAGCGATGGCCAGGAAATCCTGCGCAGCATCAATCCGGTACACAACAAAGCACCCTGTAAGGAGTGTCACGGACCTGCAGAGAAAAATCCCATCAATGGCATCCTGTACGTGGATTACGACGCCGTGCCGATCAGAAACAGGGTTCGTGACACCACCCTGATGCTGATGGGGGCTGGCGCGTTGATCGTCATTTTGAACCTGGTTGGAGGCTGGTGGTTCATCCATGCCTACATCCTCAGACCTGTGAACCATCTAACTCATGCAAGTCAAGAGTTGACCCACGGCAATCTAGAATCCCGCGTCTCAATGCGGGGTACCGATGAACTCTCAAGGTTGGGCGACACCTTCGATCTAATGGCGGAAAGATTGCAGGAGAAGCTCCTTGAACTGGAAGAACAGAAAGGTTTTTTACAGGCGCTTGTGGACGCCGTTCCTGACGGCATCAGAATTATCGACGATAAGTTCAAGATCGTATTGACCAACAAAGCCTATCGAGAGCAACACAAACTGCCGCAAACGACAGAAGTCGGAAGCAACTGCTACACTCTCACACATAAAACAACCAAGCCCTGCCCACCTACTCTGATCACATGTCCGGTTCATGAAATCCTGCAGCACCATAAGCCGATCAAAGTGGTGCATCAACACCATCGCTCCGATCAATCAACCTTTGAGGTTGAAATTTTCGCAGCACCCATGGAAATAAAGCGAGGCAGGCGTGAAACAACCCTGATCGTCGAGTCGATCAGGGATCTTGCAAAAGAGGTTAAATATTCCCAGGAACAGAAACTCTCTGAATTGGGACGTCTGGCAACCGGCGTGGCCCATGAGATCCATAACCCACTCGCATCTGTCAAGTTGGCCCTGGATGCCACGAAAAACGCGCTTATTGCCGATAATGACTATACGGAAGGTGTCATGCAGCATTTCGAACTTATCGACGACGAGATCAACACCTGTATCGAGATCACCGGAAAGTTGCTCAAACTAGGCTCACCTCCCCCTGAAAGCCTTGAGTTGGTCGATGTCAATAACGCCCTGCATGAGACACTAAGCCTATTACAATGGCAGGCCGACCAGTTGCATATTACTGTTGAAGAGAGATATAAAATCGATCTGCTTCGTACTCTGGCATCGGATAGTGAAATCAGAATGGTTGCGCTTAACCTGGCACAAAATGCGTTTCATGCGATGCCTGAAGGCGGGATATTGACCGTTTCCAGTTTTTCCGACGGTAAAAAGATTTTGCTGCAGTTTTCCGATACCGGCGCCGGTATCCGCGCCAAAGACCTGCCATATATATTCGATCCCTTTTTCAGTCGTCGCGCTGACGATGTTAAAGGGACCGGTCTTGGCCTTTCAATCAGTCTAGCCATCATAGAAAAATATGGTGGAACGATAAGAGTTGAGAGTGAATTTTCCGCTGGCAGCGTCTTTACTATCGAACTGCCGGATGCCGCGCATGAACTAGAGGTAAAGACATGA